The Acidihalobacter prosperus genomic sequence TTGCCGCGGTGCGGGTTCGCATCGGGCCCTGGCAAGGGGTTTTCGACGACCACGACCAGCTTCATGCCGTCGCGGCGCGCGTCGATGCGGATGGTACCGCCCGACGGCCTGGGCTGAATGCCGTGGTAAACGGCATTTTCCACCAACGGCTGCAGCGACAACGCCGGCATGCGTGCCGCATCCAATCCGGGCTCGATGCGCCATTCGATCCGCAGTCGGTCGCCCAGGCGCAGGGCCTCCAGCGAGAGATAGTGCCGGCTCAGCTCCAGCTCCTCCGCCAGGGTGGACCAGTCCCGCTCCTCCAGCACCGAGCGGAAAACCGAGGCCAGATCGAGTACCGCCGTTTCGGCGACCGCAGGCCGGCTGCGGATCAGGGCCGCAATGCTGTTCATGCTGTTGAACAGGAAATGCGGTCTGATGCGAGCCTGCAGCGCGGCCAGTCTTGCCCCCGTTCGCGCCTCGATGCTGCGTTTCCAATCGTGTTGCACATACATGTAGCGTAGACCGACCGCGGTCACTATGGCGCTGATCAAGGTGTTGCGCATTAGAAACTGGAGGTCGCGGTCGAGGTTCACGTTGTCCGGCCGTACGACCCAATCGAGAAACAGCGCGGTGAGGGCCGAAAGTCCGAGCGTGACCAGAATCACGATGACGTAGGCGATGGCGGCGGCGACTACGGGCGGGCGCCGGTTCAGCCAGGGGCCGAGACGGCAGAGCGCCGCGAT encodes the following:
- a CDS encoding sensor histidine kinase, which translates into the protein MRVEGSPSSPFLPDFCRDNTLLLVILMAELLAVILSLAHSGTGVHFWRALALTSLFIQWIALGSIAALCRLGPWLNRRPPVVAAAIAYVIVILVTLGLSALTALFLDWVVRPDNVNLDRDLQFLMRNTLISAIVTAVGLRYMYVQHDWKRSIEARTGARLAALQARIRPHFLFNSMNSIAALIRSRPAVAETAVLDLASVFRSVLEERDWSTLAEELELSRHYLSLEALRLGDRLRIEWRIEPGLDAARMPALSLQPLVENAVYHGIQPRPSGGTIRIDARRDGMKLVVVVENPLPGPDANPHRGNGMAVDNLRERLALAYDGRAKLVVEQDAERFSVQLRLPMEAKDARDDRG